Genomic DNA from Terriglobia bacterium:
ATCTCGCTGATACAACGGAAGGTCTATGCTATGTCCTCATCGCTGTTTTCTTGTGACGCCCGCAGCGTGCCGCGACGAAGCGCGCGTTCTTTCATCATGGCGAAGAACACTGGGACAAGGATCAGCACATGAATGGTTGACGTCACCATACCGCCGACGATGGGCGCGGCGATAGGCTTCATGACGTCGGACCCCACGCCGGTTTCCCACAAAATCGGTATCAGGCTGGCCAGCACCACGCTGACGGTCATCAGCTTGGGCCGCAGGCGCATGACCGCGCCCTCAATCGCGGCGGCTTCGATGTCCTCATGCGCAACAGGCGTGGCCGCGGCAAGGCGCCGGTCGAGCGCTTCGTGCAGATAGACAACCATCACCACGCCGGTTTCAATCGCAATGCCAAACAGCGCGATGTAGCCCACCCAGACCGCCACACTGAACTCATAGCCGAGCAGCCATTGTAAGATCAGGCCGCCGGTCAGGGCATAGAAGGTTGGAAGAATCAGCACAAAAGCCTCAGTCGCAGAACGGAAGATCAGGTAGAGGAGCATGAATATAACGAAGAACACCAGCGGGACGATCAGTTCCAGCCGCTCCTTCGCCCGAACCTCGAACTCGTATTCACCGGACCAACGATAGGAAGTGCCCTGAGGTAAATTCAACTTTTGCTGGAGCAGCGCATCGGCCTTTTGAACAAAACCTCCGTAGTCGCTGGTATTCAAGTCCACATAAACGTAACCGGTCAACTGCCCGTCCTCGTCCCGGATCATTGCCGGGCCGCGCGAGTAGGAGGTGCTTGCCACTTCGTTTAGGGGCACCTGCGCTCCGCTGGGCGTGGAAAGCAGCACGCGCCCAAGGGCATCAAGGTTGTCGCGGAAGTCGCGATTGTAGCGGACGTTCACCGGGTACCGTTCGCGCCCCTGAATATTGACTGCGATATTCTCACCGCCGATTCCAGAAGTCACGGCCCGCTGCACGTCCGCCACCGTCAAGCCATAACGCGCCGCCTGCGCGCGGTCCACCTGGACGTTGACATAAAAACCTTGCGAGACGCGTTCCGCAAACACCGAGCGCACTCCATCGAGGCCCGACAGCAGGCTTTCGACACGCTCGCCGGCCTGCTGAATGTCTGCCACGGTCGCGCCCTGGATTTTCAGGCCAACAGGTGTTTTTATTCCAGTGAGTTCCATATCCAGCCGGTTTTGGATGGGCATCGTCCAGGTGTTGGTTAGGCCTGGGAATTGCAGCTTGGCGTCCATCTCCTGCACCAGCTTCGAGTACGTCATCCCCGCGGGCCACTTCGATCGCGGCTTCAGGACGACCGTCGTATCAAACATGGAAAGCGGGGCGTTGTCCGTTGCGCTGTCCGACCGGCCCACGGCCCCCATAACGGTTTCAACCTCAGGGAAGGACTTGATGATTCGGTCCTGCTCCTGCATCAGGCTGGAGGCCTGCGTAATTGAAATGCCCGGGTAGGCCGTCGGCATGTACAAGGCGTCGCCTTCGTAAAACGGCGGCATAAACTGGCTGCCCATGCGAAACGCCAGAGGGATCGTCAATGCAAAGAAAAGAAGATTGGCAAGCAGAGTGAGGACCCGGTGGCGCAGGCACCAGCGCAGAACAGGAAGGTAAACGGCCTGCGTAAATCGTGAAATGGGATTGGCTGATTCCGGCCTCAAACGCCCGCGAATAAAGATCAGCATCAGCACGGGGACAAGGGTGATGGCGAGGATTGACGAGAAGCCAATGGCCAGAGTTTTGGTCCAGGCCAGCGGACGGAACATCCGGCCTTCCTGCGCTTCCAACAGAAAGACAGGAAGGAACGAAACCACAATGATGACGAGCGAAAAGAAGATGGGAGATCCGACCTGCTTGGCTGCGGATAACAGGAGCCTGCGGCGTTCCCGGCGACTGACGGCGCCCGGAACAGCCTCTGCAGACCCGCTCCCGCCTGTCTCGGCAACACCCGGCCCTGGCGGTTGTTCCCCCTCCGGCGGGAGTGCCGGCGAGGCGCTTGCCTCAAGTTCGTGCTGGCGTTCCGAGAGGGTGCGATAGCCGTTTTCCACCATCACAATGGCGGCGTCAACCAGGACCCCAATGGCCAGTGCCAGCCCGCCCAGCGACATGATGTTGGCGGTTATGTGGAAGTAGTACATCGGGATAAAGGATGCAACGACGGCGATGGGAAGAGTCAGGATAGCGATAAGGGCAGAACGAAAGTGGAAAAGGAATATGATGATGACGAGACTGACGATGATGACTTCTTCCAGAAGGTCCCGCTGCAACGTGC
This window encodes:
- a CDS encoding efflux RND transporter permease subunit, which translates into the protein MIARLIDWCARNRFLVFTGVFLLVLAGIWSMKNISLDALPDISDVQVIIHTGWAGQPPNIIEDQVTYPIVTTMLAAPRVKNVRAETMFGDSYVYVVFQDGTDLYWARSRVLEYLQQLQGKLPSGVNPVLGPDATGAGWVYEYVLVDHSHKQNLADLRSLQDWYLRYQLATVPGVAEVATIGGFVRQYQVRLDPEKLQALNIPLSTVIERVRASTNEVGGRLLELGGAEYMVRGLGYFKSLDDLADVPVGTHNGVPVMVSDLGTVAFGPDIRSGAIDWNGRGETVGGIVVMRFGQNALNVINGIKQKISEIRSSLPAGVEIVPAYDRSELIHESIGTLQRDLLEEVIIVSLVIIIFLFHFRSALIAILTLPIAVVASFIPMYYFHITANIMSLGGLALAIGVLVDAAIVMVENGYRTLSERQHELEASASPALPPEGEQPPGPGVAETGGSGSAEAVPGAVSRRERRRLLLSAAKQVGSPIFFSLVIIVVSFLPVFLLEAQEGRMFRPLAWTKTLAIGFSSILAITLVPVLMLIFIRGRLRPESANPISRFTQAVYLPVLRWCLRHRVLTLLANLLFFALTIPLAFRMGSQFMPPFYEGDALYMPTAYPGISITQASSLMQEQDRIIKSFPEVETVMGAVGRSDSATDNAPLSMFDTTVVLKPRSKWPAGMTYSKLVQEMDAKLQFPGLTNTWTMPIQNRLDMELTGIKTPVGLKIQGATVADIQQAGERVESLLSGLDGVRSVFAERVSQGFYVNVQVDRAQAARYGLTVADVQRAVTSGIGGENIAVNIQGRERYPVNVRYNRDFRDNLDALGRVLLSTPSGAQVPLNEVASTSYSRGPAMIRDEDGQLTGYVYVDLNTSDYGGFVQKADALLQQKLNLPQGTSYRWSGEYEFEVRAKERLELIVPLVFFVIFMLLYLIFRSATEAFVLILPTFYALTGGLILQWLLGYEFSVAVWVGYIALFGIAIETGVVMVVYLHEALDRRLAAATPVAHEDIEAAAIEGAVMRLRPKLMTVSVVLASLIPILWETGVGSDVMKPIAAPIVGGMVTSTIHVLILVPVFFAMMKERALRRGTLRASQENSDEDIA